Genomic segment of Pirellulales bacterium:
CCGAATTGGAGCAAAGCCCGCACGGTGTGCGAGCCGATGAATCCGGTTCCACCGGTCAGCAAGACGCGCATGAGTGGGATCCTGGATGGGGCTGGTTCGCCAGGCAGGTTTCGTAGTCGGCAATGTCGCGCAGGCACTCGGGCTGCATGTTGTCGGCGGAGCGGTAGTCTTGGAACCAGCGCACGGTCCGCTCGACGGCCTCGTGTACGTTCCACTGCGGCTGCCAGCCGAGATCCCAAATCGCTTTGTCGATGCACAGGCGCAGCACGTCGGCCTCGGGCGGATCGTTGCCCGTGGCCGAAACCTGGATGCAGGATCCCTGACCCCAGGCGCTGGCAAATCGAGCGGCCAATTCGCCGACGGTCACTTCGTCGCCAGGCATGGGGCCGAAATTCCAACTGCCGCACAGCGGCATGCCGCCATCGGCCAGCAAGTCAGCGGCCAGGCGCAAGTAGCCGCTCAAAGGCTCCAGCACGTGCTGCCAAGGCCGCACGGCGTGCGGGTTGCGCAGCCGTATCGGCTCGCCACGACCGAGCGAGCCCACGATGTCGGTCACGATCCGATCGGCGGCCCAGTCGCCGCCGCCAATCGCATTGCCGGAGCGAACCGTGGCCAGGCTAACTCCGTGCCGGCTGAGTTGCTCGGGTGGAAAAAACGACGAGCGGTACGACGCGGCGATGAGTTCGGCCGCCGCCTTGCTGGCGCTGTACGGATCGCTTCCGCCCAGCGGATCATGCTCGCGATATCCCCACGCCTGCTCGCAGTTCTCGTAGCATTTGTCGCTGGTGACGACGATCACAACGCAGCGGAGGCCGACGGCGCGCACCGCTTCCAACAAGTTGGCCGTGCCCAGCACGTTGACTTCGATCGTCCGTAGCGGCTCGGCATAACTGGCGCGGACCAGCGGCTGGGCAGCCAGGTGAAAGATCACCTCGGGCTGGCAGTCGCGCAGCGCCTGCTCCAGGCTGGCACGATCGCGAATATCGGCCTCGTAATGAGCGGACAAGACCTCGCGCACGCGGCTGGCCGTAAAGTTGTTCGGCTGCGTGTGGGGCGCGAGCGCGTAACCGGCGACGCGCGCGCCGAGCCGGGCCAACCACAATGCCAGCCACGAACCCTTGAAGCCCGTATGACCGGTCAGCAGCACCGACCGGCCGGCAAAGGCCGCGGGGAAATGATCGTGTCTCGTGTGCATCGTCCCAGCTTCCATGCTGTGCACTGTTCAAGCCGCGGCCTGACAGCGGCGTGGCGACCCAGCGTTCCAGGCCGCCTTGCCGGAACTCCACAGATCGTTCAGATATTTGAAGTCGCGGCTGTTATCCATCGGGTGCCAAAAACCGTTGTGGCGGTAGGCCATCAACTGGCCATCGTCGGCCAGGCGGGTGAGCGGCTCGTTTTCGAAGACCAGCCGCGGGTCGTCGGTCAAACGATCGAAGATCGCCCGGTCGAAGACGAAGTAGCCGCCATTGACCCGTCCCCGGGCGAGCAGCGGT
This window contains:
- the rfbG gene encoding CDP-glucose 4,6-dehydratase, with translation MHTRHDHFPAAFAGRSVLLTGHTGFKGSWLALWLARLGARVAGYALAPHTQPNNFTASRVREVLSAHYEADIRDRASLEQALRDCQPEVIFHLAAQPLVRASYAEPLRTIEVNVLGTANLLEAVRAVGLRCVVIVVTSDKCYENCEQAWGYREHDPLGGSDPYSASKAAAELIAASYRSSFFPPEQLSRHGVSLATVRSGNAIGGGDWAADRIVTDIVGSLGRGEPIRLRNPHAVRPWQHVLEPLSGYLRLAADLLADGGMPLCGSWNFGPMPGDEVTVGELAARFASAWGQGSCIQVSATGNDPPEADVLRLCIDKAIWDLGWQPQWNVHEAVERTVRWFQDYRSADNMQPECLRDIADYETCLANQPHPGSHSCASC